The following are encoded in a window of Dysidea avara chromosome 4, odDysAvar1.4, whole genome shotgun sequence genomic DNA:
- the LOC136254841 gene encoding arrestin domain-containing protein 2-like translates to MGKLKTFLVNIQGGSYQVCHSGSCVEGNVTIELSAPKIVKDIKIVLSGQASTHEWSPVATCESIFSNRVMYLYHAEDSRTEIPAGQHQYNFMFQLPSNIPSSFESAHGKIRYSLTATLSRPNKSVDHCCTTRIIVHNLVDISTPQLTRSRSAFSDDVILCAPCCAAFSYSVSLSATIERGGYCPGYSIAINVQHTQRNTSSLSAYLRQRVCCIGRNCRTVINTISRIDDTDFRTENGSNVKTGNLSIPINTVPSISNCRVIKVSYEVFVLQTYRIPIISNRSLSIPIVIGNVEHLGDMDQASSVVDTQPTVDGTLNSSNRDAITSSPPPPYSGILTSPYPRLSAQNYLPDHDVQSSEEFCAPPPYSPRTTQV, encoded by the coding sequence ATGGGAAAGCTGAAAACATTCCTAGTCAATATTCAAGGAGGAAGTTATCAAGTATGTCACTCAGGATCATGTGTTGAAGGAAACGTCACAATTGAACTGTCTGCACCCAAGATAGTCAAGGATATAAAGATAGTACTCTCTGGTCAAGCATCAACTCATGAATGGTCACCTGTAGCTACATGTGAATCTATATTCAGCAATAGGGTAATGTATTTGTATCATGCAGAGGACTCACGTACAGAGATACCAGCTGGTCAACACCAATATAACTTCATGTTTCAACTTCCTTCCAACATACCATCATCTTTTGAGAGTGCTCATGGAAAGATTCGTTATTCACTGACGGCTACCCTGTCACGTCCTAATAAAAGTGTTGACCATTGTTGTACTACGAGAATTATAGTTCATAACCTTGTTGACATCAGCACTCCACAGTTAACTAGAAGCCGTTCAGCATTTAGTGACGACGTCATTTTGTGTGCTCCTTGCTGTGCCGCTTTTAGTTACTCAGTAAGTTTGTCAGCTACAATTGAGAGAGGTGGATACTGTCCTGGATACTCAATTGCTATCAATGTACAGCACACACAGAGGAACACATCATCATTGTCTGCTTATCTTAGACAAAGAGTGTGTTGTATAGGTAGAAACTGCAGAACTGTGATTAATACCATCTCCAGAATAGATGATACAGACTTTAGAACAGAAAATGGGTCTAATGTGAAAACTGGTAACTTGTCTATTCCAATCAATACTGTTCCATCAATTTCCAACTGCCGTGTTATAAAAGTCTCTTATGAGGTATTCGTTTTGCAAACATATAGGATTCCCATTATAAGTAACAGGTCACTGTCTATTCCAATTGTTATCGGTAATGTGGAACATCTTGGGGATATGGATCAAGCATCAAGTGTTGTTGACACACAGCCAACAGTGGACGGTACATTAAATTCAAGCAATCGTGATGCAATAACCAGCAGCCCTCCTCCACCCTACTCTGGAATATTGACTAGTCCTTATCCTAGGTTATCGGCACAAAATTATTTGCCTGATCATGATGTCCAGTCATCAGAAGAATTTTGTGCTCCACCTCCATATTCACCTCGAACAACTCAAGTATAG
- the LOC136254842 gene encoding uncharacterized protein, whose protein sequence is MKKWIEQPENNAETKRFEENLMKSIESCFTYKGKIPKKQREKMWSAYHTLRTSADYLSLWKNFCKTVGIEGSPIFCQYIGDHVLKELAKLKYPISTNITIETEEAALTYEERNGLRYAAGYVPRSLKKKLYRSSHQHKEVLISLLRNLLDERNDDFDDSTDWISLIDKGGLKRVNNDTYQLFVALETQSRKQINSQHIPLLGAESKQIVLNNDNVQFFWSIVCTEWEEEIGNVLLEMIVNEWVTIRGFSYANNWIEKYKQDTQTTTGKSKGLRKQLLATKKK, encoded by the coding sequence ATGAAGAAATGGATTGAACAGCCTGAGAACAATGCGGAAACGAAAAGATTTGAAGAAAACCTAATGAAATCCATCGAATCATGCTTCACATACAAGGGAAAAATTCCAAAGAAACAGAGGGAGAAAATGTGGAGCGCATACCACACACTGCGTACATCAGCTGACTATCTGAGCTTATGGAAGAACTTTTGTAAAACAGTGGGCATTGAAGGGTCACCAATTTTTTGCCAGTACATTGGAGATCATGTGCTGAAGGAACTAGCTAAACTAAAATACCCAATTTCCACTAATATTACCATCGAAACTGAAGAGGCTGCACTTACATATGAAGAAAGGAATGGACTTCGATATGCTGCAGGGTACGTGCCAAGGTCATTAAAGAAGAAGCTATATCGGTCAAGCCATCAGCATAAAGAGGTATTAATTTCTCTTTTGAGAAATCTGCTCGATGAAAGAAATGATGATTTTGATGACTCAACAGATTGGATCAGTTTGATAGACAAAGGTGGACTGAAAAGAGTCAACAATGATACATACCAGTTGTTTGTGGCCTTAGAAACACAATCACGAAAGCAGATCAATTCACAACATATTCCACTACTAGGGGCAGAGAGCAAACAAATTGTGCTGAACAATGACAATGTCCAGTTCTTTTGGAGCATAGTTTGTACAGAATGGGAAGAAGAGATTGGCAATGTCCTACTTGAGATGATTGTAAATGAATGGGTCACAATACGTGGATTTTCATATGCTAATAATTGGATAGAGAAGTATAAGCAGGATACCCAGACAACAACTGGGAAGTCTAAAGGATTACGAAAACAACTATTGGCAACTAAAAAAAAGTGA